The following proteins are co-located in the Bosea sp. AS-1 genome:
- a CDS encoding YbaK/EbsC family protein has protein sequence MSLESVRAFFAEHAPDIVVIVTEESSATVPLAAAAHGVEPGQIAKTLSLRIGEEVVLVVTRGDARLDNKKAKAALGGKPRMLGQEEVEALTGHPVGGVCPFGLATPLKVYCDVSLKAFDIVVPAAGSTHSALRIAPQRMAELTQAEWVDVCQEAGAQLQAAAE, from the coding sequence ATGAGCCTCGAATCCGTCCGCGCCTTCTTCGCTGAGCACGCCCCTGACATCGTCGTCATCGTCACCGAGGAAAGCAGCGCGACCGTGCCGCTCGCCGCGGCGGCCCATGGCGTCGAGCCCGGCCAGATCGCCAAAACACTCTCCCTGCGCATCGGCGAGGAGGTCGTCCTGGTCGTCACGCGCGGCGACGCGCGGCTCGATAACAAGAAGGCCAAGGCCGCGCTCGGCGGCAAGCCGCGCATGCTTGGACAGGAGGAGGTCGAAGCGCTGACCGGCCATCCGGTCGGCGGCGTCTGCCCCTTCGGGCTGGCCACACCGCTCAAGGTCTATTGCGATGTCTCGCTGAAGGCGTTCGACATCGTGGTCCCGGCGGCAGGCTCGACGCATAGCGCGCTACGGATCGCGCCGCAGCGCATGGCTGAACTCACGCAGGCTGAATGGGTCGATGTCTGCCAGGAAGCCGGCGCACAATTGCAGGCCGCAGCAGAGTAG
- a CDS encoding low temperature requirement protein A, whose protein sequence is MAQARKAGALLRERVEHQHARVSYVELFFDLVFVFAITQISHTLLEHFSALGLAQAAFLLGAVWWIWIYTSWVTNWLDPETTPVRLLLFALMFLGLVMSCALPEAFGDTGLAFAGAYVTAQLVRSIFTAASLKGASPANYRNFQRITIWLCFSGLFWIAGGLSEGPLRFGLWLAALGIEYVGPAVGFRVLGLGRSLTSDWNVEGGHLAERCALFIIIALGESIIMTGATAAKLPVTAVNLTAFANAFLSSVAMWWIYFHIGAERGSQLIAHSADPGRIARIAYTYLHILLVAGIILVAVGDELVIAHPLGHTEAKAAIAIVGGPACYLLGNLLFKRVTAGWYPLSHLVGLGLVAVLAFCSNLLPPLGFSLSATAILILVAAWEAISLRPQPKEA, encoded by the coding sequence ATGGCGCAAGCTCGAAAAGCCGGCGCGCTGCTCAGGGAGCGCGTCGAACACCAGCATGCGAGGGTCAGCTATGTGGAGCTGTTCTTCGACCTGGTCTTCGTTTTCGCGATCACCCAGATCTCGCACACGCTGCTCGAGCATTTCAGCGCGCTCGGCCTGGCCCAGGCCGCCTTCCTGCTCGGCGCCGTCTGGTGGATCTGGATCTATACGAGCTGGGTGACGAACTGGCTCGACCCCGAGACGACACCGGTCCGGCTGCTGCTGTTCGCGCTGATGTTCCTCGGGCTGGTGATGTCCTGCGCCCTGCCGGAGGCTTTCGGAGACACAGGTCTCGCCTTCGCCGGCGCCTATGTCACAGCCCAGCTCGTTCGCTCCATATTCACGGCAGCGAGCCTCAAGGGCGCTTCCCCTGCCAACTACCGCAATTTCCAGCGCATCACGATCTGGCTTTGCTTCTCGGGCCTGTTCTGGATCGCCGGGGGGCTGAGCGAAGGCCCGTTGCGCTTCGGGCTCTGGCTGGCCGCGCTCGGCATCGAATATGTCGGTCCCGCCGTCGGGTTCCGTGTGCTGGGCCTGGGCCGCTCGCTCACCAGCGACTGGAATGTCGAGGGCGGCCATCTCGCCGAGCGCTGCGCCCTCTTCATCATCATCGCGCTCGGTGAATCGATCATCATGACCGGCGCGACAGCGGCCAAGCTCCCCGTCACGGCCGTGAACCTGACCGCCTTTGCCAACGCCTTCCTCAGCTCGGTGGCGATGTGGTGGATCTACTTTCATATCGGCGCCGAACGCGGCAGCCAGCTCATCGCCCACTCCGCAGATCCGGGCAGGATCGCCCGCATCGCCTACACCTATCTGCATATTCTGCTGGTCGCCGGCATCATCCTGGTTGCGGTCGGCGACGAACTCGTCATCGCCCACCCGCTCGGCCACACCGAAGCAAAGGCCGCAATCGCCATCGTCGGCGGTCCCGCTTGCTATCTTCTGGGCAACCTCTTGTTCAAGCGCGTGACGGCCGGCTGGTATCCGCTTTCCCATCTCGTCGGGCTCGGGCTGGTTGCCGTCCTGGCCTTCTGCTCGAATCTCCTGCCACCGCTCGGCTTCAGCCTGAGCGCTACGGCGATCCTCATCCTCGTCGCAGCCTGGGAAGCGATCTCGCTGAGACCGCAGCCGAAGGAGGCCTGA
- the purH gene encoding bifunctional phosphoribosylaminoimidazolecarboxamide formyltransferase/IMP cyclohydrolase has translation MPNELRRVERALLSVSDKTGLIDFARALHKLGIALVSTGGTAKAIADAGLPVSDVSDLTGFPEMMDGRVKTLHPKVHGGLLAIRSHPEHQASMIGHGIQPIDLLVVNLYPFEATVAAGKPYDDCIENIDIGGPAMIRAAAKNHHDVAVVVEPADYASVLADLEAQKGATTLTLRRKLAQKAYARTAAYDAAISNWFANELGDTAPAFRALGGALAETMRYGENPHQWAAFYRTPENRPGVSTARQVQGKQLSYNNINDTDAAFECVAEFDPKASAACVIVKHANPCGVAAGGSLLEAYELALRCDPVSAFGGIVALNRTLDAAAAKKIVEVFTEVIIAPDADEEAIALIAAKKNLRLLLTGGLPDVRAPGLALRTVAGGFLAQSRDNAVVDDMELKVVTKRQPSARELADLRFAFRVAKHVKSNAIVYARDLATVGIGAGQMSRVDSSRIAAWKAAEAAKTAGLPESLAKGSVVASDAFFPFADGLLAAAEAGATAVIQPGGSMRDDEVIKAADEAGLAMVFTGHRHFRH, from the coding sequence ATGCCGAATGAGCTTCGCCGCGTCGAACGCGCGCTCCTTTCCGTTTCCGACAAGACAGGGCTGATCGATTTCGCGCGCGCCCTGCACAAGCTCGGCATCGCGCTGGTCTCGACCGGCGGCACCGCCAAGGCGATCGCCGATGCCGGCCTGCCCGTCAGCGACGTCTCCGACCTCACCGGGTTCCCCGAGATGATGGACGGCCGGGTCAAGACGCTGCATCCCAAGGTCCATGGCGGCCTGCTGGCGATCCGCTCGCATCCCGAGCACCAGGCCTCGATGATCGGTCACGGCATCCAGCCGATCGACCTGCTCGTGGTGAACCTCTACCCCTTCGAGGCGACGGTCGCCGCCGGCAAGCCCTACGATGACTGCATCGAGAACATCGATATCGGCGGCCCGGCAATGATCCGCGCCGCCGCCAAGAACCATCATGACGTCGCTGTCGTGGTCGAGCCTGCCGATTACGCCTCGGTGCTCGCCGATCTGGAAGCCCAGAAGGGCGCCACTACGCTGACGCTACGCCGCAAGCTCGCCCAGAAGGCCTATGCCCGTACCGCCGCCTACGACGCGGCGATCTCGAACTGGTTCGCCAATGAGCTCGGCGATACCGCGCCGGCTTTCCGCGCGCTCGGCGGAGCGCTCGCCGAAACGATGCGCTATGGCGAGAACCCGCATCAGTGGGCCGCCTTCTACCGCACCCCGGAGAACCGCCCCGGCGTCTCGACCGCGCGTCAGGTCCAGGGCAAGCAGCTCTCCTACAACAACATCAACGACACCGACGCTGCCTTCGAATGCGTCGCCGAGTTCGATCCGAAGGCTTCGGCCGCCTGCGTCATCGTCAAGCATGCCAATCCCTGTGGCGTCGCGGCAGGCGGCTCGCTGCTCGAAGCCTATGAGTTGGCGCTCCGCTGCGATCCGGTTTCGGCCTTCGGCGGCATCGTCGCGCTCAACCGCACGCTCGACGCCGCTGCCGCCAAGAAGATCGTCGAGGTCTTCACCGAAGTCATCATCGCACCGGATGCCGACGAGGAAGCGATCGCCCTGATCGCCGCCAAGAAGAACCTGCGCCTGCTGCTCACCGGCGGCCTGCCGGATGTTCGCGCGCCGGGTCTGGCGCTGCGCACCGTTGCTGGCGGCTTCCTCGCCCAGTCGCGCGACAACGCCGTCGTCGACGACATGGAGCTGAAAGTCGTGACCAAGCGCCAGCCGAGCGCGCGCGAGCTCGCCGATCTGCGCTTCGCTTTCCGCGTCGCCAAGCACGTCAAGTCGAACGCCATCGTCTACGCCAGAGATCTCGCCACGGTCGGCATCGGCGCCGGCCAGATGAGCCGCGTCGACTCCTCTCGCATCGCCGCCTGGAAGGCCGCCGAGGCCGCCAAGACGGCTGGCCTGCCCGAGAGCCTCGCCAAGGGCTCGGTCGTCGCCTCCGACGCCTTCTTCCCCTTCGCCGACGGCCTGCTCGCCGCCGCGGAAGCCGGTGCCACGGCCGTGATCCAGCCCGGCGGCTCGATGCGCGACGACGAGGTCATCAAGGCCGCCGACGAGGCTGGCCTCGCGATGGTCTTCACCGGTCACCGCCACTTCCGCCATTGA
- a CDS encoding heparinase II/III family protein, producing the protein MSAWSERRGLAQAAIGRAARRTRGQFVGATRRLWPFGRKSASRLLFAPHDLRTADPTTAGDFYAGYYAFAGRTVRTHGESPFDVEPPTEAWAEALHGFGWLRHMRAADTAIARANARSLVEEFIVKRHDRSDIARRPAVAARRLISFLSHSPLLLEGADHAFYERFLRHVSRLAERVSLALAGAVEGADRINGLIAVTLAAICLDGQESRRRRAETLLSDELDDQILPDGGHVSRNPRLLIDFLLDLLPLRETFAARGLEPPRGILTAIERMMPHLRLFRHGDGALALFNGMGTTPPDLMATLAAYDDARGRPTEHAAYSGYSRLAAERSIVVVDAGPPPRGTYSTEAHAGCLAFEFSSGAQRIIVNCGDSRFGPPELRLAARSTAAHSALVLNDRSSANFGMVLGEMRLISGPADVRVARQDGENGPEWVGSHDGYRRLGATHTRRLLLARDGASLTGEDEVALTGTQTTLPAAARFHLHPNVRASLVRDGTGALLALASGEVWSFEAGSLTIAIEESLFLAAADGRRRTEQLVVAFDAAATPRIAWRLNRISTANPRAGQTLAAALAERQAAPPDPDA; encoded by the coding sequence TTGAGCGCCTGGTCTGAGCGTCGGGGATTGGCCCAGGCCGCGATCGGACGGGCGGCGCGGCGCACGCGTGGCCAATTCGTCGGCGCGACACGCAGGCTCTGGCCCTTCGGCCGCAAATCGGCCTCCCGCCTGCTTTTCGCCCCGCATGACCTGCGCACCGCGGACCCGACCACGGCTGGCGACTTCTATGCGGGCTATTATGCCTTCGCCGGCCGCACGGTCCGGACCCATGGCGAATCGCCCTTCGATGTCGAGCCACCGACCGAGGCCTGGGCGGAAGCGCTTCACGGTTTCGGCTGGCTGCGCCATATGCGCGCCGCCGACACCGCCATCGCACGTGCCAACGCGCGCAGTCTGGTCGAGGAATTCATCGTCAAGCGCCACGACCGCAGCGACATCGCCCGGCGCCCGGCCGTGGCGGCGCGACGGCTGATCTCCTTCCTCTCCCATTCGCCGCTGCTGCTGGAGGGCGCCGACCACGCCTTCTACGAACGCTTCCTGCGCCACGTCTCGCGCCTGGCCGAGCGGGTGAGCCTTGCGCTCGCCGGCGCCGTGGAGGGGGCCGACCGCATCAACGGGCTGATCGCCGTCACGCTGGCAGCCATCTGCCTGGATGGCCAGGAATCTCGCAGGCGGCGCGCCGAGACGCTCCTCTCCGACGAACTCGACGATCAGATCCTCCCCGATGGCGGCCACGTTTCGCGCAACCCGCGCCTGCTGATCGACTTCCTGCTCGACCTTCTGCCACTGCGCGAGACCTTCGCCGCCCGTGGCCTCGAGCCACCGCGCGGCATCCTGACCGCGATCGAGCGGATGATGCCGCATCTGCGCCTGTTCCGGCACGGCGATGGCGCGCTCGCTCTGTTCAACGGCATGGGCACGACCCCGCCCGACCTGATGGCGACACTCGCGGCCTATGACGACGCCCGTGGTCGACCGACCGAGCATGCCGCCTATTCCGGCTATAGCCGTCTCGCAGCCGAGCGCAGCATCGTTGTCGTCGACGCCGGCCCGCCGCCGCGCGGAACCTATTCCACCGAGGCCCATGCCGGCTGCCTGGCCTTCGAATTCTCCAGCGGCGCGCAGCGCATCATCGTCAATTGCGGGGACAGCCGCTTCGGCCCTCCGGAGCTGCGGCTCGCGGCGCGCAGCACCGCGGCGCATTCGGCCCTCGTACTCAACGACCGCTCGAGCGCCAATTTCGGCATGGTTCTCGGTGAGATGCGCCTCATCTCCGGCCCCGCCGACGTCCGCGTCGCTCGACAGGACGGCGAGAACGGCCCTGAATGGGTCGGCAGCCATGACGGCTATCGCCGCCTCGGGGCGACACATACCCGCCGCCTGCTGCTCGCCCGCGACGGCGCCTCGCTGACGGGCGAGGACGAAGTGGCACTGACCGGAACACAGACGACCCTACCGGCTGCCGCGCGCTTCCACCTGCATCCGAACGTCCGCGCCAGCCTCGTGCGTGACGGCACGGGTGCCCTGCTCGCCTTGGCTTCCGGCGAAGTCTGGAGCTTCGAGGCCGGCAGCCTGACCATCGCCATCGAGGAAAGCCTTTTCCTCGCCGCCGCCGATGGCCGACGCAGGACCGAGCAGCTGGTCGTCGCCTTCGACGCCGCGGCGACGCCGCGCATCGCCTGGCGGCTCAACCGTATCAGCACTGCAAATCCGCGCGCCGGCCAGACCCTCGCCGCGGCATTGGCCGAGCGGCAAGCCGCCCCGCCCGACCCTGACGCGTGA
- a CDS encoding RsmB/NOP family class I SAM-dependent RNA methyltransferase, with protein sequence MPEPDAPGLPARRLAAIVIDEVLRARVALDETLDRLVPESGLDAADAGLTRAIAVTAFRRLGTIRQALDERLDRGSPRHSGLFEPILTAAAAQILFLDVPDHAAVDLAIRHLHEDPRSARYTALGNALLRRVVRERDAILAEADADPFRDTPDWLAESWRAAYGEEAATAIALNHREEPPLDITAKADPALWADKLGGILLPTGSIRLRERQAIATLPGFEDGAWWVQDAAAALPVKLISPAPGERIADLCAAPGGKTAQIAAAGASVTAVDRSAPRLRRLKANLQRLGLAADIVTSDAVNWKAEPFDSVLLDAPCSATGTIRRHPDVAWTKTAEDRDRLAVLQAKLLDAAAELTKPGGQLVYCTCSLEPQEGEAQVEAFLARHPQFRRAGASAAEIGGLSAAIAANGDIRTLPQQLPGETPRLSGWAGFYASRLIRL encoded by the coding sequence ATGCCGGAACCCGACGCACCCGGCCTGCCGGCACGCCGGCTCGCCGCCATCGTCATCGACGAGGTGCTGCGCGCCCGCGTCGCGCTCGATGAGACCCTGGACCGGCTCGTTCCCGAATCCGGGCTGGACGCCGCCGATGCGGGGCTGACCCGCGCTATCGCCGTCACCGCCTTCCGCCGGCTCGGCACCATCCGCCAGGCGCTCGACGAGCGGCTCGATCGCGGCAGCCCACGCCACTCGGGCCTGTTCGAGCCGATCCTGACGGCAGCGGCAGCCCAGATCCTCTTCCTCGACGTGCCGGATCACGCCGCCGTCGATCTCGCAATCCGCCATCTGCACGAGGACCCGCGCTCGGCCCGCTACACCGCACTCGGCAATGCGCTGCTGCGCCGGGTTGTTCGCGAACGCGATGCGATCCTCGCCGAGGCCGACGCCGATCCTTTCCGGGACACGCCGGACTGGCTCGCGGAAAGCTGGCGCGCCGCCTATGGCGAGGAAGCCGCGACCGCGATCGCGCTGAACCATCGCGAGGAACCGCCGCTCGACATCACGGCCAAGGCTGATCCGGCTCTGTGGGCCGACAAGCTCGGCGGCATCCTGCTGCCGACGGGTTCGATCCGCCTGCGCGAGCGGCAGGCCATCGCAACGCTGCCCGGCTTCGAGGACGGTGCCTGGTGGGTGCAGGACGCCGCCGCCGCGCTGCCGGTGAAGCTGATCTCACCTGCGCCGGGCGAACGCATCGCCGATCTCTGCGCCGCTCCGGGCGGCAAGACCGCGCAGATCGCCGCCGCCGGCGCCAGCGTCACGGCGGTCGACCGCTCGGCGCCGCGCCTGCGCCGTCTCAAGGCCAACCTCCAGCGCCTCGGCCTCGCCGCGGACATCGTCACCTCCGATGCCGTGAACTGGAAGGCTGAGCCCTTCGATTCCGTGCTGCTCGATGCACCCTGCAGCGCCACCGGCACGATCCGTCGCCATCCCGACGTCGCCTGGACCAAGACGGCGGAAGATCGCGACCGCCTCGCCGTTCTGCAGGCGAAGCTGCTCGACGCCGCGGCCGAACTGACCAAACCCGGCGGCCAGCTCGTCTATTGCACCTGCTCGCTGGAGCCACAGGAAGGCGAGGCGCAGGTCGAAGCCTTCCTCGCGCGTCATCCCCAGTTTCGTCGCGCCGGCGCAAGTGCCGCCGAAATCGGCGGTTTGAGCGCCGCGATCGCTGCAAACGGCGATATCCGCACCTTGCCGCAGCAACTCCCCGGCGAAACGCCGCGCCTCTCCGGATGGGCAGGATTTTACGCAAGTCGCCTGATCAGGCTATGA
- the htpX gene encoding zinc metalloprotease HtpX, giving the protein MNYVRTGMLMAGLTALFLAVGYLLGGSSGMMIALIFAAGTNLFAYWNSDRMALAAYNAQEVDERSAPELYRMVRDLAARAGLPMPRVYLIHEDQPNAFATGRNPANAAVAATTGILRTLTYEELAGVIAHELAHIKNHDTLTMTISATMAGAISSLVTFGMFFGSRDNRPNVIVQILLSILAPMAAAVIQMAISRSREYEADRMGGEICGNPIWLADALAKIAAGVQHIPSETAEAKPATAPLFIINPLTGGGMDNLFSTHPDTGNRIAALMEQARRMGLGRASAAPSFTGQTSGSPWGSTGSSSEPPRQPGPWG; this is encoded by the coding sequence ATGAACTACGTCAGGACCGGCATGCTGATGGCGGGCTTGACCGCGCTCTTTCTCGCGGTCGGCTACCTGCTGGGCGGAAGCAGCGGCATGATGATCGCCCTTATCTTCGCCGCCGGCACCAATCTCTTCGCCTATTGGAACTCCGACCGGATGGCGCTCGCGGCCTACAACGCGCAGGAGGTCGACGAGCGTTCCGCGCCCGAGCTCTACCGGATGGTCCGCGACCTTGCGGCGCGCGCCGGGCTGCCGATGCCGCGCGTCTATCTGATCCACGAGGATCAGCCGAACGCCTTCGCCACCGGGCGCAATCCCGCCAATGCCGCCGTGGCCGCGACGACCGGAATCCTGCGCACCCTGACCTATGAAGAACTCGCGGGCGTGATCGCGCACGAGCTCGCGCACATAAAGAACCACGACACACTGACCATGACGATCAGCGCGACCATGGCGGGCGCGATCTCCTCGCTCGTCACTTTCGGCATGTTCTTCGGCTCGCGCGACAACCGCCCCAATGTGATCGTGCAGATCCTGCTCTCGATCCTGGCGCCCATGGCAGCGGCTGTGATCCAGATGGCGATCTCGCGTTCGCGCGAATACGAAGCCGACCGCATGGGGGGCGAAATCTGCGGCAATCCGATCTGGCTCGCCGACGCGCTCGCCAAGATTGCTGCGGGTGTTCAGCACATTCCCAGCGAGACAGCCGAGGCCAAGCCTGCTACGGCGCCCTTGTTCATCATCAATCCCTTGACCGGCGGCGGCATGGATAACCTCTTCTCGACCCATCCCGACACCGGCAACCGCATCGCCGCCCTGATGGAACAGGCGCGCCGCATGGGCCTCGGCCGCGCTTCTGCCGCCCCGAGCTTCACCGGCCAGACGTCCGGCAGCCCGTGGGGCTCGACCGGCTCCAGCAGCGAGCCCCCGCGCCAGCCGGGCCCGTGGGGCTGA
- a CDS encoding succinate dehydrogenase assembly factor 4 yields MPDKASDATPAPLSEKVLSPAAKRALAEAEARRAAIDAHATEVAGQRELNGRGGLEPVRYDDWEVKGIASDF; encoded by the coding sequence ATGCCGGACAAAGCCAGCGATGCCACGCCCGCACCCCTTTCGGAGAAGGTGCTTTCGCCGGCAGCGAAGCGCGCCCTGGCGGAGGCCGAGGCGCGCCGCGCCGCGATCGATGCCCATGCCACCGAAGTTGCGGGCCAGCGCGAGCTCAACGGGCGCGGCGGCCTCGAGCCCGTGCGTTATGACGACTGGGAAGTGAAGGGCATCGCCAGCGATTTCTAG
- a CDS encoding class I SAM-dependent methyltransferase, with the protein MDSNDKRLAALRRLLAEAHDKLGLKLGFRLWDGSMVPSTWPQDGLGIAIGDPGVLAALLRKPKLDTLLNLHISDRISIINGSIFDLAAARPEGKIGKLARNIPKSAVFDVVRRFIFAPGKATDAVQHRRGDEIARDGDPATNKANVAYHYDVSNDFYRLFLDEEMVYTCAYFTEDHGDIGRAQQDKLDMICKKLRLKPGDRFLDIGCGWGALVCHAARYYGVEAHGVTLAEEQLKYAQEKVERWGLQDKVTLHLRDYTQMEGEFDKISSIGMFEQVGIRNYPSYFTTVNRLLRPRGLYLHHTISRRAKKTEKAFNKMPAEYRALVRYIFPGGELDHLGMSIANLERYGFEVHDVEGWREHYQRTTRLWWERLNANKDKAEAEIGPERTRMWLLYLAGCSLAFERGGALINQTLVSKRRKGPSGLPLTRADLYRD; encoded by the coding sequence ATGGACAGCAACGACAAGCGCCTTGCGGCGCTGCGCCGGCTTCTCGCCGAGGCGCATGACAAGCTCGGCCTGAAGCTCGGTTTCAGGCTCTGGGACGGCAGCATGGTGCCGTCGACATGGCCTCAGGATGGGCTCGGCATCGCCATTGGCGATCCGGGCGTGCTCGCGGCGCTGTTGCGCAAGCCCAAGCTCGACACGCTGCTCAACCTGCACATCTCCGATCGCATCTCGATCATCAACGGCTCGATCTTCGATCTCGCTGCAGCGCGGCCCGAGGGCAAGATCGGCAAGCTCGCGCGCAATATTCCGAAGAGCGCGGTGTTCGACGTGGTGCGCCGCTTCATCTTCGCGCCGGGCAAGGCCACGGACGCCGTGCAGCACCGGCGCGGCGACGAGATCGCGCGCGACGGCGATCCGGCCACCAACAAGGCCAACGTCGCCTATCACTACGACGTCTCGAACGATTTCTACCGGCTCTTCCTCGACGAGGAGATGGTCTACACCTGCGCTTACTTCACCGAGGATCACGGCGATATCGGCCGCGCCCAGCAGGACAAGCTGGACATGATCTGCAAGAAGTTGCGGCTGAAGCCGGGCGACCGTTTCCTCGATATCGGCTGCGGCTGGGGCGCACTGGTCTGCCATGCTGCCCGCTATTACGGCGTCGAAGCCCATGGCGTGACGCTGGCCGAAGAGCAGCTCAAATACGCGCAGGAAAAGGTCGAGCGCTGGGGGCTGCAGGACAAGGTCACGCTGCATCTGCGCGACTACACGCAGATGGAGGGCGAGTTCGACAAGATCTCCTCGATCGGCATGTTCGAACAGGTCGGGATCCGCAACTATCCGAGCTACTTCACCACGGTGAACCGGCTGCTCAGGCCACGGGGCCTGTATCTGCACCACACCATCTCGCGCCGCGCCAAGAAGACCGAGAAGGCCTTCAACAAGATGCCGGCGGAGTACCGGGCGCTGGTGCGCTACATCTTCCCGGGTGGCGAGCTCGACCATCTCGGCATGTCGATCGCCAATCTAGAGCGCTACGGCTTCGAGGTGCACGATGTCGAGGGCTGGCGCGAGCACTACCAGCGCACGACCCGGCTGTGGTGGGAAAGGCTCAACGCGAACAAGGACAAGGCGGAGGCCGAGATCGGGCCGGAACGGACGCGGATGTGGCTGCTCTACCTTGCCGGTTGCTCGCTCGCCTTCGAGCGCGGCGGTGCGCTGATCAACCAGACGCTGGTTTCGAAACGGCGCAAGGGACCGTCAGGCCTGCCGCTGACGCGCGCAGACCTCTATCGCGATTGA
- a CDS encoding DUF2853 family protein, protein MDHLADVKKYAKKPLNEAAFAGMTKSYALVMSKPDTRYVACSDPAELERVRENFLKKKLGLKSGDLDGSVKTVCEQMKDDRTKSRLTFYYLLAEHHGKLDLFVKK, encoded by the coding sequence ATGGATCACCTTGCTGACGTGAAGAAGTACGCCAAGAAGCCGCTGAATGAAGCCGCCTTTGCCGGCATGACGAAATCCTACGCACTCGTCATGAGCAAACCCGACACGCGCTACGTCGCCTGCTCCGATCCCGCCGAGCTCGAGCGCGTCCGCGAGAATTTCCTGAAGAAGAAGCTCGGCCTGAAATCCGGCGACCTCGACGGTTCGGTCAAGACCGTCTGCGAGCAGATGAAGGACGACCGGACCAAATCCCGCCTGACCTTCTACTATCTCCTGGCCGAGCATCACGGAAAGCTCGACCTCTTCGTCAAGAAGTAA
- a CDS encoding 2-hydroxyacid dehydrogenase produces the protein MKPTILMVPRMPDALVERLHESYVVLGPMEHSTIDALPAGASEAEALLTMGSLSTDATLIDALPKLRLICCYGTGIEGVDRVHAKARGIVLGNAGEANAASVAEFAMGLVLATARRIPQADRYVRAGRWQGNSVQRMPSVPGLAGRRLGIYGLGAIGSRIARRAEAFEMEVGYHNRSRRSEMPYLYHDTLLGLAAWADILVVSARASADNRHAVDAAVLKALGPSGHLVNISRGIAVDEDALCTALETGVIAGAGLDVYENEPHVSDRLKALDNVVLTPHIAAASHSAQAAQQEVMLGNLQAFFAGRQLLSPVPL, from the coding sequence ATGAAGCCGACCATCCTGATGGTGCCGCGAATGCCGGATGCGCTCGTGGAGCGATTGCACGAAAGCTACGTCGTGCTCGGCCCGATGGAGCATTCGACGATCGATGCGTTGCCGGCGGGTGCGTCCGAGGCCGAGGCGCTCCTCACCATGGGCAGCCTGAGCACCGATGCCACGCTCATCGACGCGTTGCCGAAGCTCAGGCTGATCTGCTGCTACGGCACCGGCATCGAAGGCGTCGATCGGGTTCATGCGAAGGCACGCGGCATCGTGCTCGGCAATGCCGGAGAGGCTAATGCCGCCAGCGTGGCGGAATTTGCCATGGGGCTCGTGCTCGCCACGGCCCGCCGGATTCCGCAGGCGGATCGCTATGTGCGGGCCGGGCGCTGGCAAGGCAACTCCGTGCAGCGCATGCCCTCGGTGCCGGGGCTGGCCGGGCGCCGGCTCGGCATCTACGGGCTGGGCGCCATCGGCAGCCGCATCGCGCGGCGCGCCGAGGCCTTTGAGATGGAGGTCGGCTACCACAACCGCAGCCGGCGCAGCGAGATGCCGTATCTGTATCACGACACTTTGCTCGGCCTCGCCGCCTGGGCCGATATCCTCGTCGTGTCCGCCCGTGCCAGCGCCGATAATCGTCACGCCGTCGACGCTGCCGTGCTCAAGGCGCTGGGGCCGAGCGGGCATCTCGTCAATATCTCGCGCGGCATCGCGGTCGACGAGGATGCCCTGTGCACAGCGCTCGAGACGGGCGTCATCGCCGGTGCGGGCCTCGACGTCTACGAGAACGAGCCGCACGTCTCCGACAGGCTCAAGGCGCTCGACAATGTCGTGCTGACCCCACATATCGCGGCCGCCTCGCATTCGGCGCAGGCCGCGCAGCAGGAGGTCATGCTCGGCAACCTGCAGGCCTTCTTCGCCGGCAGGCAGCTGCTTTCGCCGGTTCCGCTCTGA
- a CDS encoding L,D-transpeptidase, giving the protein MPRQIGASSFALVALALSAIGSAKTPAAAREIVEIADARYNPGTIVIRTGERRLYYVVAPGEAIRYTIAVGKAGKQWRGIKYVEEMQVDPAWAPPAEVKRDNPRLPDVIPGGSPRNPMGARVIGLGPGGEYAIHGTNMPRTIGTAASYGCFRMHNNDVIDLYARVQMGTPVVVLP; this is encoded by the coding sequence ATGCCGAGACAGATTGGGGCCTCGAGCTTCGCGCTCGTCGCGCTCGCACTCTCCGCAATCGGATCGGCCAAGACGCCCGCGGCGGCACGCGAGATCGTCGAGATCGCCGATGCCCGCTACAATCCCGGCACCATCGTGATCCGGACTGGCGAACGTAGGCTCTATTACGTCGTCGCACCGGGCGAGGCCATTCGCTACACCATCGCGGTCGGCAAGGCCGGCAAGCAGTGGCGCGGCATCAAATATGTCGAGGAAATGCAGGTCGACCCGGCCTGGGCGCCACCGGCCGAGGTAAAGCGCGACAATCCCCGCCTGCCCGACGTGATTCCCGGCGGATCGCCGCGCAACCCGATGGGCGCGCGCGTCATCGGTCTCGGCCCTGGCGGCGAATACGCTATCCACGGTACCAACATGCCTCGGACGATCGGCACCGCCGCCTCCTATGGCTGCTTCCGGATGCACAACAACGACGTGATCGACCTCTACGCCCGCGTGCAGATGGGCACGCCGGTCGTCGTCCTGCCGTAA